A window of Acropora muricata isolate sample 2 chromosome 3, ASM3666990v1, whole genome shotgun sequence contains these coding sequences:
- the LOC136912072 gene encoding kelch-like protein 20 codes for MAASGNKFPSVLKRSLSDIAEVVLFTDENHGSTILKGLFALYKAGKYADITLKIGPEQTLRAHRAVLASFSPYFEALLGDNWKEGNKEDIEILGLDERAVSHLIEFAYTGKININNDNVQSLLEAANYLRIEFVKKSCGDFLAQGVDAKSCLGILQLADMFAMDELSSVAKKYALRHFTDVCKEDEFLCLPVNLLSDLLLDENLCVVVEDLIPCVEEREKMVLESVLQYVEHDVENRKTHLSNLLGLVRLPTLSAEYLAEVSRNKLLESEFGDVLEKAKNFKLHPSEKGTPDEKWTMSRKFAEHTYTWGCAYANRGQEQAEVEYCTDKMFEDLENDCYVTGMELWIREWYERYVLGGLKVYYNDGKAIVFGQDCGGTYAETARDDHEHHEFHLEENERIVKAEIKCGCMIDRLTFYTNKKDMDGKPKCYGPYGGNGGYFSAESAPESFGYLCGVSGAVVQSHGEAGITRLQFVWRLYVLPGGNIPLKHHCIVAHAHKGDYEDEYDDSYDDINDEFDDYEDDDDFGQYDEFEEIFEFEMGAQPNMVEPRA; via the coding sequence ATGGCGGCCAGTGGAAATAAATTCCCTTCGGTtttgaaaagatctctctcagACATCGCAGAGGTTGTCCTCTTTACTGATGAGAATCATGGTTCAACTATTCTGAAAGGTCTCTTCGCGTTGTACAAAGCTGGTAAATATGCCGATATCACCCTAAAGATTGGCCCAGAACAAACGCTGAGAGCTCATCGTGCGGTTCTGGCTTCTTTCAGTCCTTATTTTGAAGCTCTTCTCGGAGATAACTGGAAAGAGGGAAACAAGGAAGACATAGAGATTCTTGGCTTAGACGAAAGAGCCGTTAGTCATTTGATAGAATTCGCTTACACGGGAAAAATTAACATCAATAATGACAATGTCCAGTCTTTGCTTGAAGCTGCAAATTATTTGAGAATTGAATTTGTGAAGAAATCGTGTGGAGATTTCTTAGCGCAAGGAGTCGACGCTAAGAGTTGTTTGGGCATTTTACAGTTAGCCGATATGTTTGCCATGGACGAATTAAGCAGTGTTGCTAAAAAGTATGCGTTGAGGCATTTTACCGATGTGTGCAAAGAAGATGAATTTTTGTGTCTTCCTGTAAATCTTCTGAGTGATCTCCTTTTAGACGAAAACCTATGTGTTGTTGTGGAAGATTTGATCCCTTGTGTAGAAGAAAGAGAGAAGATGGTATTGGAATCTGTGTTGCAGTATGTAGAACATGATGTGGAAAATCGCAAGACTCATCTTTCCAATCTGCTTGGCCTTGTCAGGCTGCCAACATTATCAGCAGAATACCTTGCAGAGGTAAGTAGGAATAAGCTTTTGGAAAGTGAATTTGGGGACGTACTGGAAAAAGCCAAAAACTTCAAACTGCATCCTTCAGAGAAAGGTACCCCTGATGAAAAATGGACAATGTCAAGGAAATTTGCTGAGCATACCTATACATGGGGCTGTGCCTATGCCAACAGAGGCCAGGAACAAGCTGAAGTTGAATATTGTACAGataaaatgtttgaagatttggAAAATGATTGCTATGTGACAGGAATGGAACTTTGGATCCGAGAGTGGTATGAACGATATGTTCTAGGTGGCCTAAAGGTGTATTACAATGACGGAAAGGCGATAGTTTTTGGCCAGGACTGTGGGGGCACTTATGCAGAAACTGCTAGGGATGACCATGAGCatcatgaatttcatttggaGGAAAATGAGAGGATTGTGAAAGCTGAAATTAAATGTGGCTGCATGATTGATCGCCTTACTTTTTACACAAACAAGAAAGACATGGATGGAAAACCAAAATGCTATGGCCCTTATGGGGGAAATGGTGGTTATTTCAGCGCTGAGTCTGCTCCTGAATCATTTGGCTATCTCTGTGGAGTGTCTGGTGCTGTGGTGCAGTCACATGGGGAGGCAGGCATCACCCGCCTGCAATTTGTGTGGCGACTCTATGTTCTTCCTGGAGGGAATATTCCACTTAAGCATCACTGTATTGTGGCTCATGCTCATAAGGGGGATTATGAGGATGAATATGATGATTCTTATGATGATATCAATGATGAGTTTGATGATTATGAGGATGACGATGACTTTGGGCAATATGATGAATTTGAAGAAAtctttgaatttgaaatggGTGCTCAACCTAACATGGTTGAACCACGTGCCTAA